From the Fusarium musae strain F31 chromosome 11, whole genome shotgun sequence genome, one window contains:
- a CDS encoding hypothetical protein (EggNog:ENOG41), which translates to MPYSHYLLCRFEQKSGVTYDRPSFKPVEDKFGDRFKSASISGSTMSIEVYMTDKYIDSTRDEVYDALEVMLMNAYFDPTDNFVFETSGDNCSNSRYCSNRK; encoded by the exons ATGCCCTACTCACACTATCTTTTGTGCCGCTTCGAACAAAAGTCCGGCGTGACATACGACCGACCATCGTTCAAGCCTGTCGAGGATAAGTTCGGCGACCGCTTCAAGTCTGCGTCCATCAGCGGCTCGACTATGAGCATTGAGGTTTACATGACGGACAAGTACATTGACTCGACACGAGATGAGGTGTATGATGCCTTGGAGGTCATGCTCATGAATGCTTATTTCGACCCCACTGACAACTTTGTGTTCGAGACAAGCGGAGACAA CTGCAGCAACAGCCGTTACTGCTCTAACCGCAAGTAA